Below is a window of Pochonia chlamydosporia 170 chromosome 7, whole genome shotgun sequence DNA.
AATTTGAAGATAACAAACAAATCAGGAAATGAATCTTGCCACGAACAGCGAAACTCAGAATTACAGTGCAACTTCCGAGAAGCATTAAACAAGACCCCATGCTAGGAGTAAAAGTGGGAAACGGATGTGTTCTAGGACAGAAGGATTCGAATCGATCGTTTCCATATCTACATTGGCAACATTCATCACACAGTCATGGCTCATAATCGCCATTCATGGACGGAGCCtattgccattgttggcatgTCGTGCCGGCTTTCTGGTGACGTTCTAACACCAGATGACCTTTGGACTCTTTTGTCTCGGTCGAGAGACGGATGGCGACGTGTCCCATCAGAGAGGTTTTCTTACGACGCATTTCATCACCCTGACCCTCAAAAGGGTGGTTGTTTTAACCTAGAGGGTGGGTACTTCATGGACTATGACTTTGCGGACTTTGATGCGCCGTTTTTCAACATCACAAAGCAGGAGGCGATAGCTATGGGTAAGTAATGTACCAACTAACGTTATACCAGCCAGCACTCGGCTAATGACAAGTAGATCCGCAACAAAGACAGCTCCTCGAATGTGCCTATCACGCTCTGGAAAATGCTGGATTCCCACTGAAATCGATAGCTGGAAGTAAGATGGGCGTTTTTGTGGGAGCAAAGGCTTCAGACTACCGCATCAGCACTCTACGGGATGTCAGCCAAGTCCCAATGTTCGATGCAACAGGCAATCATCAGTCCATCCAAGCGGGCAGAATATCATACGTCTTTGACCTTCGTGGGCCATGTTTCTCCGTCGATACAGCTTGCTCGTCAAGTTTATACGCACTCCACGCTGCCGTTCAGAGCATCCGTAGTGGAGAGTCTGAGTCCGCCATTGTAGCAGGAGCCAACCTACACTTGCAACCAGATGATACCATATCTATGTCTATGCTTGGGTAAATAAACAGATTCCAGATACAGAGTAGCGCTTGCTTACAGGATTATAGCATATTTAATAACTCTGGAAAAACATTTGCATTTGATCATCGTGCCAAATCAGGGTTTGCGAGGGGCGAAGGAGTCGCGTGCCTCATTCTGAAACCTTTATCCCAAGCAATCAAAGACAGGGACTCTGTCCGTTCTGTGATTGTTGGCACTGGAACAAATCAAGATGGGAGAACTATTGGTGAGTGTATTCGAAATTTAACCAAAATAAAATGGACGGCAAAGAATTTGACGGCACCATCTAACAAGCCATAGGTATTTCCACCCCCAACGGTGAAGCCCAGGAGCAGCTTATTCGAGAAATCTATGCCCGATCGAATATTTCCATACAAGACGTTGGTTTTATCGAAGCTCATGGAACGGGTACAAAGGTTGGCGACCCAATTGAGGCCAATGCCATTCACAAAGTCTTTGGCGGTGGTAAGAGTGAGAGGCATCCGTTGTACATGGGCTCTGTGAAGAGTAACGTGGGCCATCTTGAAAACGCCAGTGGTCTTGTCTCTATTATTAAGGCAGTACTCATGCTTGAAAGGCGTTTCATTTTGCCGAATGCCAATTTCGATAAGCCTAACGACGCTATCCCCCTCGATCGGTGGAACATCAAGGTCCCTACAGCCCTTCGACCTTGGCCAGCAGGCAAGCGATACGTCAGCGTAAACAACTTCGGCTTTGGAGGTTCAAACGCTCATGCAGTACTAGAAGGGCTACCTTATTCAACCGCTGATTCGCGATTTGTCAAAGGAGGGCTGCAAAGTCAGTTCAAGTTGGTTGTTTTGACTGGCTATGACGAGAGCGCTGTCAACCGATTGGCAATCCAGCTTGGCATTTACATTGAACAACATCCCGAAGTATTCGAGAAGCGCATCTTCAGTGACATTGCATACACATTAGGTGAACGCCGGTCGCATTTCCCTTGGCGCATGGCCTTTGCAGTGTCAAACTGTAGCGATCTCGCCGGGATGCTAAACGGAGTTCAGGCCACTCCACGGCGTGCCTCCAAGATACCAaagcttgcttttgtttaCACGGGGCAGGGTGCTCAATGGCCCGAGATGGGAAAGCAATTACTCGAGAGCTACAGCATTTTCTCGGATACAATGTACGCAACGGCTGCGCATTTGCGGTCCATCGGCGCCCAGTTTGACCTAGTCGAAGAGCTACGGAAGGACAAGGCAACATCACTTGTCAATCAAGCTCACATCTCCCAACCTATTTGTACCGCTGTTCAAATAGGGTTGACAAACCTCCTACGGTCCTGGGGCATAGAGCCTGCTGCAGTAGTCGGCCATTCCAGTGGTGAGATTTGCGCGGCTTACGCCACTGGCGCCATTACCATGGAAGCTGCAATGGAAGCCGCCTATTTTCGTGGCCAGGCAGCATTGAGGATGACATCCATGTattctcatctccaaggatCTATGCTAGCTGTTGGGGACAGCCCTTCGGCAGTTAAGAAAATGATTAAAACGCTACGTTTGGGGAGCGTTAGTGTGGCCTGCGAGAACTCACCAAGCAGTGTTACTGTATCGGGGGATCAGCATGAAGTTGACGTGTTGGCAACGGAACTAGAAGCCAAAGCAATTTTCAATCGGAAACTACGGGTTGAGGTGGCATACCACTCTTCGCACATGCTACACGTCGCAGACGAATATATGGCTTCCATCGGAAACTCTCTGGCTAGGCACGTCCATGGAGTCAAGTTTTATTCCTCCCTGTACGGCAAGCAACTGACGGATTTATCATACCTCGGACCAACGTACTGGgttgacaacttgaccagaccagtaCTGTTCTCTACAGCACTCAAAGAGCTATGCTGCACCGAAAGACCTGACATTATTATTGAAGTCGGACCGCACTCTGCATTGGAGGGGCCAATAAAGCAGATCTTAAAGGACATTACCGAATCTACAGCGACTACAGTTAGTTATGTTCCAACTCTACTTCGCAACCAAAACGCAACCATTTCAGCGCTCCAATCAGTAGGCAACCTGTTCGTCAATGGTTGTGAGTTGAAGTTTGATGCAATCAATCAGAGCAGCAATGGTTCTCGGCCACCATCACTTGTCGCGGACTTCGAGCCGTATCCCTTTACTCAGCATAAGTACTGGTACGAATCACGAGCCAGCAAACAGCATCGGCTGAAGCCATTCCCTCGCCATGACTTACTCGGTCTTTTAGAAGACACATATAGCGATGTTGATCCGTCGTGGAGAAATAATATAACTTCAGACGCTGTACCATGGCTTAAAGATCATCGCATGCAGTCGTTGACAACATTCCCCCTCGCTGGGTATCTCTGCatggctgttgaagctgcctcGCAGCGAGCACGGCTCCGCGGTGCTCAGCCAGAACAGATAGGTGGTTTTCGGTTCCGTGAAATTCAAGTGGCGAAAGCATTCATCCTAGATGATGGATCCAACTATGAGACACACGTCACACTCTCGGCTTATGCTGAAGGCACTAGATCTTACTCCAATGAGTGGGATGAGTTCCGAATATCCTCATGGACGGCATCGCGAGGCTGGCTGGAGCACTGTCGTGGGCTTGTGGCCGTTGCGAAACCGCATACAGCCAATGCTGTTTGTCATTCACCTTCACAGGATTCCAAAGTTCGCCGATCAATGATGGACACCCTGCGAGGCAAAAGCGTTGATCTTGACAGATTTTATGGGGAACTTCAGCAGCTTGGTGCTGGCTATAGCTCGGTTTTTACCTTGAGTTCGGCGAGTAATCTATGCGCTCAAAACAATTACTCATCTGGAAATGTATTTGTCCCAGAGACAAAATGTCTCATGCCCTATTCACATGAAACGAAGTCCCTACTGCCAACTGCCTTCATGGATCTCTTCTTTCAGCTGACATTCGCTATCCTTGGTGCAGGAAAGCAGCAAATGGCTTCACTCTACATGCCGTCTGCGATCAAGGAGGTCTTCATTGACAGTTCAGTGCCCAGTATTCCTGGAGAGAGCCTCCAGGTCGTTGCACACACGCCACAGGATGCGAAGTCTCTAGGTCCGATTGATTTTGTCATAGAAGCGTGGAACCATGCTCGAACGGAGCCTGTGGTCAAGCTGAATGGCTTCCGCATGACACCGGTTCGTGGTGACGCTTGCGAGACCATGATTCCGCGCTCACTGTGTTACGGCCTCAAGTGGGAGCCTCTATGCTCCTATCCGAGGACCGGCAGACACCAAGTCAACGGAGATGCCGGTCATTCCCCGATCCAAACCAACGGCCAAAGTGGCGAGCCCAACGGTGTAAATGGGCATTTCGACGAGCTCATCAACGGCAGCGCCAATAACCATTGCCAAGCAGGTAACCACCAAAACGGTATCAACAACGGTTATATGAACGGCAACTCGCATGGGACGAGGCATCACAA
It encodes the following:
- a CDS encoding polyketide synthase (similar to Aspergillus oryzae RIB40 XP_001824383.1), giving the protein MAHNRHSWTEPIAIVGMSCRLSGDVLTPDDLWTLLSRSRDGWRRVPSERFSYDAFHHPDPQKGGCFNLEGGYFMDYDFADFDAPFFNITKQEAIAMDPQQRQLLECAYHALENAGFPLKSIAGSKMGVFVGAKASDYRISTLRDVSQVPMFDATGNHQSIQAGRISYVFDLRGPCFSVDTACSSSLYALHAAVQSIRSGESESAIVAGANLHLQPDDTISMSMLGIFNNSGKTFAFDHRAKSGFARGEGVACLILKPLSQAIKDRDSVRSVIVGTGTNQDGRTIGISTPNGEAQEQLIREIYARSNISIQDVGFIEAHGTGTKVGDPIEANAIHKVFGGGKSERHPLYMGSVKSNVGHLENASGLVSIIKAVLMLERRFILPNANFDKPNDAIPLDRWNIKVPTALRPWPAGKRYVSVNNFGFGGSNAHAVLEGLPYSTADSRFVKGGLQSQFKLVVLTGYDESAVNRLAIQLGIYIEQHPEVFEKRIFSDIAYTLGERRSHFPWRMAFAVSNCSDLAGMLNGVQATPRRASKIPKLAFVYTGQGAQWPEMGKQLLESYSIFSDTMYATAAHLRSIGAQFDLVEELRKDKATSLVNQAHISQPICTAVQIGLTNLLRSWGIEPAAVVGHSSGEICAAYATGAITMEAAMEAAYFRGQAALRMTSMYSHLQGSMLAVGDSPSAVKKMIKTLRLGSVSVACENSPSSVTVSGDQHEVDVLATELEAKAIFNRKLRVEVAYHSSHMLHVADEYMASIGNSLARHVHGVKFYSSLYGKQLTDLSYLGPTYWVDNLTRPVLFSTALKELCCTERPDIIIEVGPHSALEGPIKQILKDITESTATTVSYVPTLLRNQNATISALQSVGNLFVNGCELKFDAINQSSNGSRPPSLVADFEPYPFTQHKYWYESRASKQHRLKPFPRHDLLGLLEDTYSDVDPSWRNNITSDAVPWLKDHRMQSLTTFPLAGYLCMAVEAASQRARLRGAQPEQIGGFRFREIQVAKAFILDDGSNYETHVTLSAYAEGTRSYSNEWDEFRISSWTASRGWLEHCRGLVAVAKPHTANAVCHSPSQDSKVRRSMMDTLRGKSVDLDRFYGELQQLGAGYSSVFTLSSASNLCAQNNYSSGNVFVPETKCLMPYSHETKSLLPTAFMDLFFQLTFAILGAGKQQMASLYMPSAIKEVFIDSSVPSIPGESLQVVAHTPQDAKSLGPIDFVIEAWNHARTEPVVKLNGFRMTPVRGDACETMIPRSLCYGLKWEPLCSYPRTGRHQVNGDAGHSPIQTNGQSGEPNGVNGHFDELINGSANNHCQAGNHQNGINNGYMNGNSHGTRHHKIQLPGYLDGTPIVLVTGNHPSSSLISSICDLIDLKTGMKPSVCSFSTLKTYPLTRYICLAELESPLLLEMRAEVFEKIKALLISSTSILWVTRGSYRFPEKPENNICQGLLRTVRSELNKPAASVDLDPHSDLSTGDTAQLILDALKHSLMMPDNGDPIDYEFAEQDGELVVPRIVDQEEMNISLFRDTQSSPPYLQKWEQPGRRLKIEVGTFGALDSLYWDDEELKPLRDEEIEIKVFATGMNFKDVVIAMGQVASPYLGVECSGIVSRTGAGVNSLELGDRVCAMSLGAYGTYARCLATSAAKIPAEMSFETAASIPVVYSTAYYGMIELAKVQPGEKILIHAGSGGVGQAAIQLAQMMGAEVYTTVGSNDKKQLIMEMYDIADDHIFFSRDTSFAAHLMEATCGLGVDVVLNSLAGDLLRESWECLAPFGRFIEIGKRDITANTRLEMSKFEHNCSFQSVDLTLLADKRPKIMGKVLTAVMHLLSNRVVSPVSPITAVNISEVESALRKLQSGKTTGKVVVRHNPTDQVKITHPSQKPSSVQADGSYVIIGGTGGLGRSIARHLVNRGAKHIVLLSRTGTTTPELTALTREAKDVGSAIHIRACDVANQLDVSGLISDLTKILPRIRGVIHAAMVLRDVLFESMTVDDFNTVVRSKVSGAWNFHNALSGHDLDFFVLLSSVAGIVGNRGQAAYAAANTFLDALARHRRSKGLNATSLNLTAVVDIGYLAENTSKKEEVLKTLSGSTLMGSEVLALIDAAIDRTISNECNNQCITGLDFSNPSNLPFYASDAKFSHLKEAALAHHVDAGHALSGEQVPIAEMVRQATEFEVALGVVTDGLREKLGAILMIPVEVMKAQQGTTSITAFGLDSLNAIELRNWIGKELQSHLQVLELLTSGGLADLAAVVLTKSRIEGSWSS